In Dama dama isolate Ldn47 chromosome 9, ASM3311817v1, whole genome shotgun sequence, the following proteins share a genomic window:
- the LOC133061428 gene encoding keratin, type I cytoskeletal 18-like, whose protein sequence is MSFSAQSTFSNYRSLGSVQSSGHRVRPVSSAASVYAGAGGSGSRISVSRSTSVRGGWGSGNLGAGMAGGLVGVGGIQGEKETMQDLNDRLASYLEKVRSLEADNRRLESKIREHLEKKGPQVRDWGHYLKIIEDLRVQIFANSVDNARVVLQIDNARLAADDFRVKYEMELAMRQSVESDIHGLRKVIDDTNVTRLQLETEIEALKEELLFMKKNHEEEVKGLQNQIANSGLTVELDAPKPQDLSKIMADIRAQYDELAQKNREELDKYWSQQIEESTTVVTSQTAEIGAAEMTLTELRRTVQSLEIDLDSMRNLKASLENSLREVETRYAMQMEQLNGVLLHLESELAQTRAEGQCQTQEYEALLNVKVKLEAEINTYRRLLEDGEDFSLGDALDSSNSKQTIHKTTTLRLVDGKVVSETSDTKVMRH, encoded by the coding sequence ATGAGCTTCAGCGCCCAATCCACCTTCTCCAACTACCGGTCCCTGGGCTCCGTGCAGTCATCGGGCCACCGGGTCAGACCGGTCAGCAGCGCGGCCAGCGTCTATGCAGGCGCCGGGGGCTCGGGCTCCCGGATCTCCGTGTCCCGCTCCACCAGCGTCCGGGGCGGCTGGGGGTCCGGGAACCTGGGCGCCGGGATGGCCGGGGGTCTGGTGGGTGTAGGGGGCATCCAGGGCGAGAAGGAGACCATGCAAGACCTGAATGACCGCCTGGCCTCCTACCTGGAGAaggtgaggagcctggaggctgatAACCGGAGACTGGAGAGCAAAATCCGGGAACACCTGGAGAAGAAGGGACCCCAGGTCAGAGACTGGGGGCATTACCTGAAGATCATCGAGGACCTGAGGGTTCAGATTTTTGCAAATTCTGTGGACAACGCCCGTGTCGTTCTGCAGATTGACAATGCCCGTCTTGCTGCTGATGACTTCAGAGTCAAGTATGAGATGGAGCTGGCCATGCGCCAGTCTGTGGAGAGTGACATACACGGGCTCCGCAAGGTCATCGATGACACCAATGTCACCCGGCTGCAGCTGGAGACTGAGATcgaggctctcaaggaggagctGCTCTTCATGAAGAAGAACCATGAGGAGGAAGTAAAGGGTCTACAAAACCAGATTGCCAACTCTGGGCTGACTGTGGAGTTAGATGCCCCCAAACCTCAGGACCTCAGCAAGATCATGGCAGACATCCGGGCCCAGTATGACGAGCTGGCTCAGAAGAACCGAGAGGAGCTGGACAAGTACTGGTCCCAGCAGATTGAGGAGAGCACCACAGTGGTCACCTCGCAGACTGCCGAGATAGGAGCTGCTGAGATGACCCTCACAGAGCTGAGGCGCACCGTCCAGTCCCTGGAGATCGACCTGGACTCCATGAGAAACCTGAAGGCCAGCTTGGAGAACAGCCTGAGGGAAGTGGAGACCCGCTACGCCATGCAGATGGAGCAGCTCAACGGAGTCCTCCTGCACCTGGAGTCAGAGCTGGCTCAGACCCGGGCAGAGGGGCAATGCCAGACCCAGGAGTACGAGGCCCTGCTGAATGTCAAGGTCAAGCTGGAGGCTGAAATCAATACCTACCGCCGCCTGCTGGAAGATGGGGAGGATTTCAGCCTTGGCGATGCTCTGGACAGCAGCAACTCCAAGCAAACCATCCATAAGACCACCACCCTCCGGCTCGTGGATGGCAAAGTGGTGTCTGAGACCTCAGACACCAAAGTTATGAGGCACTGA